In the genome of Streptomyces violaceoruber, the window CGCGGACTTGCGTGTGCCCTGCGTCTCTTCGTCTTCGCCTGCGCGGCCGCCGGTCAGCTCCCGCGCAGGTACTGCGGGGTCGGCGGCAGCGACTTCGCCGGGTCGTCCATGGTCTCCGACAGCCACTCCTCGTACGAGTGCTGCCACCCGTCGGCCCGGTCCGCGCGCCACTGTTCGAGGACCCGGTTGACCCGGCGTACCAGATCGTCGGCGTCCTTCTTCATCGCCACGCCGTAGTACTCGGTCGTGAAGGCGTCGCCCTTCAGCTCCACCGTCGGGTCCTGCGCGGCCTGGCTCGCGGCGAGGGCGCCGTCGGTGACCACCGCGTCGACCTCGCCGAGCTGGAGCCGGACCAGGCAGTCGAGTTGGTTGGGGACGGTGGTGCGCAGGTCGACGCCCTCGGCGAGCCTGCCGTCCTTCTGGTCCTGCTCCAGTGTGCTCAGCGCCGTCGAACCGGCCGCCGTGCAGATCTCCTTGCCGGCCAGCGTGCCGTCGTATCCCGTGATCTTCGAGGACTTGGGTGCCAGCACCTGCTGGCCGGTCCTGAAGTAGGGGGCGGAGAACGCGACGTCCTCCAGCCGGTCGCAGTTGATGGTCATCGTGCGGACCACCATGTCGACCCGGCCGTCCTGGATCGCGGGGACGCGCTGGTCGGTGGGTATCGCCTTGAACTGCACGGCGTCCTCGTCGCCGAGGACGTCCTTCGCTATCCGGTGCGCCAGGTCGATGTCGAAGCCCTCCAGTTCGGCGTCGCCGCCGCTGTTCGGGTCGCGGTAGCCCCAGCGGAAGCTGTTCTGGTCGACGCCGACGATCAGCTTGCGCTTCTCGCCCTCGCGGGCGCGGATCCGGTCGATGGTGGGCCCGTCGTCCCCGGACGGGGCAAGGGTCTGCTTCTCCGGGTCGGTGCACTCCTGCGCGGCCCGCGCCTGGCTGCCGTGGGTGGCGCCGTGGCCGTCGTCCGCCGCACCGTCGCGGCCGCTTCCTCCGCCTCCGCCGTGCCAGGGGACCGCCGGCAGGAGCAGGGCCGCCAGCACGGCGAGAACGCAGGCGAAGGCCATCGCCCCCACTCCGCCCCAGCCCTTCAGGCCGGTCCGCAACCGTCCCGCTCGCATCCTCACGCCCCCTTTCACGGGTCCTGCCTCCTCGGGCCGCACGGGCACCTCTTCCCACCGGCCTGCCGGGCCGCACCCCGCCTCACCGGTACTCCGACAGCCTGCGGCCGATGCCTATGAGCGCGCCGGCCGCCCCCAGCGCGGCGAGCACGCCGGCGCCCTGCGGCAGGTAGCGCATCGCGTCCAGACCGTCGCCCGCCGCCTGCTCGAACTCCGCCTTCTCGTGCTTCAGGGCGGTGGCGAGGGCGGCGTCGACGCCGTCGAAGCATTCCACCGTGGCACCGTCGCCGCCGATCACCAGGTTCAGCGCCTGCTGGTAGTTGCCGTTCTCGTCCTGCGTACGGGCCGAGGTGTGGCGCTTCTTCCACTCCGTCATGTTGCCGTTCGCCGTGTCGACGGGCTGTTCGCCCGCCTTGTCGTCGGCGAGCCGTGCCGCCTCGGCCAGCGCCCTGCCGAGGCCGTCCATGTTCTTGCCGAAGGCCAGGTCGTAGGAGTCGTACGTCTTGTCGCCCACCTTGGTCGTCTCCGCGCCGCGGGAGACCAGGGTCAGGTTCTCGTTGCCCCGGGCCTTGAGGGAGGCGATGCGGGCCTCGTTCAGCGCGTTCAGGGAGCGGACGCCGTGCTCGTGGGATTCGGTCAGGTTCGACCGCGCGACGCTGTGGCCGACGACCAGCCAGAGCAGTACGACGGCGGAGGCGGCGGTCGCCGCGACCATCCCGTGGTTCAGGACGCGGTTGGTGCGCCGGTAGGTGCGGTGCTGGGCCCAGGCCAGCGCGGCGAGCAGGACGACGCCGAGGGCGATCGCCGCCCAGGGGTAGGGCTTGGCGTCGCCGTAGTCGGCGCCCAGCCGCTGGTTCTCCTTCGTGTAGAGGTCCTCCGCCGCCGGGAGCATCTCCTTCTGCATCTTCTCGTTGGCGTAGCGCAGATAGGCGCCGCCGACCGGGAAGCCCTGCCGGTTGTAGGTGCGGGCGCGCTCGACCAGGCCCTTGTACTCGGGCAGCAGGCGGTTGAGCTTCGCGATGGTGGTCGCCGCGGGCGACTTCGGCTCGGAGTTGGCGGCGGCCGTCACGAGCCCCTCGGCGGCCGCGCGGATCCCGTTGTCGTAGCGCGTGCGGGAGTCCTCCGTCTCCTGGCCGCCGGCCAGGAAGCCGCTGGAGGCGGCGGTGTTGGCCTCGGCGAGGGAGCGGTAGATGTCGGCCGCCGCGGAGCTGAGCGGCTGGCTGCGGGTGAGCACGTCGTCGGCGGCCGCGGCCCGCTCGTTCATCTGCCAGGCGGTGACGGTGCCGAAGGCGACGACGAGCACGGCGAGCAGCGCGCCGATGATGCGCAGCCGCCCCGGCTCGGTGACCGCCGCCGCGCGCAGCCGGTCCACGCCCTCGGCGAAGGCGGTACGACGCGGCGCCGTGCCCGGCGGCGGTGCCGCGCTGCTCCCCGGCGGTTGAGTCACCGCTGACCTCCCCCATGGTCATCCGTCGCCGCAAGTATCGCCGTCCGCACCGACATTCGCACCGGCCTTCGTCCGATCCTGATGTGATCCCGGTGCAACGCACCACCCCTGCCCATGAATACGCCACGGGAACCGGTTCGGTTCCCGTGGCGGCTCAGGCGGCGAAGTGCTCCCGGGCCCGCTCACCGGCCCCGGGCGCAGCGCCCACGTGGTCGAGCCCCAGGAGCACGGCACCGAGCACGGGCCGGGCCGTCACCACCCTGGGTACGGCCTTGGGGGCGCGGGCCGCCAGCAGCTCCCGTATCCGCTGGTCGAGTTGCGGATGCCGGGCCGCCAGCACGCTGCCGCCCAGCACCACCGGCGCGGGCTCGGCCAGCAGGTCGAGGCGGGTCAGCGCGACCGTGGCCATGGCCACCACCTCGTCGGCCTGCCGGTCCACGACCGACCGGGCGAGCGGGTCGCCGCCCGCGGCCGTGGCGAACAGCACCGGGGTCAGCTCGTGCCGCCGTACCGGCTCGACCCGCCGCAGGTGCAGGGCCTCGATGAGGGCGTACATCGAGTCGAGGCCGAAGTGGGCCGGCAGGGTGCGGGCCAGCTCGGTCGGCTCCCCCCGCCCGTCCTCCGCGCGCGCGGCGTGCCACAGCGCCTCCTCGGCCAGCCCCCAGCCGCCGCCCCAGTCCCCGGAGATGCGGCCGATGGCCGGGAAGCGGGCGGTACGGCCGTCGGGGCGCATGCCGACGCAGTTCACGCCCGCCCCGCACACGACGGCGACGCCCAACGGTTCGTCGACGCCCGCCCGCAGGAGCGCGAACGTGTCGTTGCGCACCTCGACGCTCCCGCCCCACGCGCGCGCGTGCAGCGCGGCGGCCAGCTGTTCCTCCTCCACGGGCAGGTCGGCGTTGGCCAGGCACGCCGACACGTGGCCGACGGCGGTGACCCCGGCCGCCGCGAAGGCCCGCGTCACCGCGTCCGCCAGGGCGTCCACGGCCCGCTCGACACCCACGGCGGGCGGCCGGAAGGCCCCGCCGCGCGCCGTGGCGAGTACCTCGCCGTCGGCCGCCACCACGGCCACGTCGGTCTTGCTGTTGCCCGCGTCGACGGCGAGGACGCTTGCGCTCAGGCCCACGCCAGGTGCTCCCGGTTGTGTGCGATCAGCCGGTCGGTGAGCTGCTCGGCGTACGCGTACTGGCCGACGAGGGGGTGGGCGAGCAGCGCCCGGAAGACCCGGTCCCGCCCGCCGCGCAGGGCCGCGTCCAGGGCCAGGTCCTCGTACGCGGTGACGTTCGCCATCAGCCCCGCGTACAGCGGGTCCACGTCCGCCACCGGCAGCGGGGCGGCGCCCTTGCCGCCCACCGCCGCCGGGACCTCGATCACCGCGTCGTCGGGGAGGAAGGGCAGCGTGCCCCGGTTGTAGGTGTTCACCACCTGGTACGGGGAGCCCGCGCCGCCGAGCAGGGCGGCGGCGAGGTCGACGGCGGCCTCGGAGTAGTAGGCGCCGCCGCGCTTGGCGAGCAGCGCGGGCTTCTCGTCCAGGGCCGGGTCGCCGTACATCTGAAGCAGTTGCCGTTCCATCTCCGCGACCTCGGCGGCCCGGGACGGCTTGGTGCGCAGCTCGTCGACGACCTCGTCGTGGGCGTAGTAGTAGCGCAGGTAGTAGGAGGGGACGACGCCCAGCCGGTCCAGGAGCGGCCGGGGCAGGCGCAGGTCGGCGGCGACGGCCTCCCCGTGCTCGGCCAGCAGGCGGGGCAGCACGTCCTCGCCCTCGGGGCCGCCGAGGCGTACGCCGGTCTCCCAGGTGAGGTGGTTGAGGCCGACGTGGTCCAGGTGGACGTCGGCCGGTGCCACCCCGAGCAGCGCGGCGAACTTGCGCTGGAGCCCGATCGCCACGTTGCACAGGCCGACCGCCCGGTGCCCGGCCTGGAGCAGGGCGCGGGTGACGATGCCGACCGGGTTGGTGAAGTCGATGATCCAGGCGTCCGGGTTGGCCCGGCGCACCCGCTCGGCGATGTCCAGCACCACCGGCACCGTGCGCAGCGCCTTGGCGAGACCGCCCGCGCCGGTCGTCTCCTGCCCGACGCAGCCGCACTCCAGCGGCCAGGTCTCGTCCTGCTGCCTGGCCGCCTGTCCGCCGACCCGCAGCTGGAGCAGTACGGCGTCGGCGCCGTCGACGGCCGCGTCCAGGTCGGAGGTGGTGACCACGCGGCCGGCGTGCCCCTGCCTGGCGAAGATGCGGCGGGCGAGACCGCCCACCAGCTCCAGCCGGTCCGCCGCCGGATCGACGAGCACCAGCTCCTCGACGGGCAGCGTGTCCCGCAACCGGGCGAAGCCGTCGATCAGTTCGGGCGTGTAGGTCGAACCGCCGCCGACCACGGTGAGTTTCATGAAGTCATCAACCCTTTACTCCGGTCAGTGTGACGCCCTCGACGAACGCCTTCTGCGCGAAGAAGAACACGAGGATCACGGGGGCCATGACCAGCACGGTCGCGGCCATGGTGAGGTTCCAGTCGGTGTGGTGGGCGCCCTTGAAGGATTCCAGGCCGTAGGAGAGGGTCCAGGCGCCGGGGTTCTCGGAGGCGTAGATCTGGGGGCCGAAGTAGTCGTTCCAGGCGTAGAAGAACTGGAAGAGGGCCACGGCCGCGATGCCCGGCCTGGCCATCGGCAGGACGACCCTCAGCAGGGTGCGCAGCTCCCCGCAGCCGTCGACCTTCGCCGCGTCCAGGTACTCGTCCGGGATGGTCAGCAGGAACTGCCGCAGCAGGAAGATGGAGAAGGCGTCGCCGAAGGCCATCGGGACGATCAGCGGCCACAGCGTGCCGGACAGGTCCAGCTGCTTCGCCCAGAACAGGTACATCGGGATGATGATCACCTGCGGGGGCAGCATCATCATCGAGATCACCAGCATCAGGGACAGGTGCCGGCCCCGGAAGCGGAACTTGGCCAGCGCGTACGCCACCGGGACCGACGACGCCACGGTGAGCACGGTGCCGAGGCCCGCGTACAGCAGCGTGTTCTTCCACCAGGTGAGGAAGCCGGGCGTGTCCAGGACGGCCCGGTAGTTGCCCCACTCCCAGGTGTGCGGCCACAGGTCCCGGGTGAGGGCCTGCTGGTCGCTCATCAGCGAGGTGAGGACCACGAAGACGAACGGCAGCGTGAAGAAGAGGGCGGCGGCCACGCCGAGCGAGTGGACGGCGATCCAGTGCAGCAGCACGCGCCTGCGGGCGGTGCGCTCCTCGGTGGGCGGCGGGCTGCCGGCCGCGGCGGGCCGGGCCGGAACCTGGGCCGTCGGTACCTGGGTGGTCATCGGTCACCTGCCTGGATCAGACCGCCCCGGCGGCGCATCAGCAGCGCCGTGAACGCCATGGCCAGGGCGAACAGCACGAGCGCGACCACACAGGCGGAGCCGTAGTCGAAGCGCTGGAAGCCGAGGTTGTAGACGAGCTGGGGGAGGGTGAGGGTCGACTTGTCGGGATAGCCGGGCTCGAAGGACTGCCCGGAGCCGCCGATGATCCCGGAGGCGACCTTCCCGGCGACCAGCGGCTGCGTGTAGTACTGCATCGTCTGGATCACGCCCGTGACCACGGCGAACAGCACGATCGGCGAGATGTTCGGCAGCGTCACGAACCGGAACCGCTGCCAGGCCGAGGCCCCGTCCAGCTCGGCCGCCTCGTACTGCTCCTTCGGCACGTCGAGCAGCGCCGCCATGAAGATCACCATGAGGTCGCCCACGCCCCACACGGCGAGCGCGGTCAGCGCCGGCTTGGACCAGGCGGAGTCCGTGAACCAGCCGGGCGCCGGTACGCCGAGGCCCTCCAGGACCGAGTTGACCGGTCCCGTGCCGGGGTTGAGGAGGAAGACGAAGGCCAGCGTCGCGGCGACGGGCGGAGCGAGATAGGGCAGGTAGAAGAGAGTGCGGAAGACCCCGGCGCCCGTCCTGATCTTCGTGATGAGCAGCCCGACCCCGAGCCCGAACACCACTCGGCAGGTCACCATCACCAGCACCAGCCAGAGGGTGTTGCGCAGGGCGGGCCAGAACAGCGGGTAGTCCTGGAAGACGTACGCCCAGTTCTCCAGGCCCCGGAACTGCGGGACGCCGAAGCCGTCGTACTTCATCAGCGAGAAGTACACGGTGGACACCAGGGGGTAGGCGAAGAAGACGGCGAACCCGACCAGCCAGGGCGACATGAAGGCCGCCGTCCGAAGCGCCGAGGAACGGCGCTTCGCGCGGAGCGTGTTGGTGGCCATGGACCGCTACTTCGCCTGCTCGATGTCGCGGTCGATCTGCGCGGCGGCCTTCTCCAGACCGGCCTTGAGGTCCTTCACCTTGCCCGACTCGTACTGGTAGCCGAGGTCCTGGAGGGTCAGCTGGTAGGTGGCGCCGTTGACGGAGGCCGGCGGGGAGTTCGACTCGGGGTGCTGGGCGATGTCCAGGAAGGTCTTGAACTCCGGGTCGGTCTTCAGGTCGGGGGACTTGAGGGCCGGGAAGGTGGAGGGCACGTTGCGGATGGCGTTGGCGAAGGCGACGACGGCCCCGGTGTCGGTCGTCATGTACTTCACCAGCTCCCACGCGGCGTTCTGCTTCTTGCTCTGCGGGGCGATGCCCATGACGGTGCCGGACAGGAATCCCTTGCCGTACTCGGCCGCCTCGTCGTCGGCGACGGGCATCGGCGCGGTGCCGATCTCGAAGTCGACCCCGGCGTCCTTCGCCATGCCGAGCCGCCACTCGCCGTCCAGCTGCATGGCCACCTGGCCGGTCTGGAAGGGGTGCTTGGCGCCCCACTCGTCACCGAAGGTGTTGCGGTACTTCTCCAGCTTCTCGAAGCCGCCGAGGTCGTCGACGAGCTTCTTCTGGTACGTGAACATCTCGGCGAACGCCGGGTCCTCGGCGACGGCGGACCTGCCGTCCTCGTCGAAGTAGGCGTGGTCCCACTGGGACATGTAGTGGTCGACCACGGTCTCGTAGCCGTGGTAGTTCGGCATGAAGCCGAGCTGCTGGTACCCGTCGCCCTTGGTCTTCGTCAGCTTCTTCGCCACCTGGGCGAACTCGGACCAGGTCTTCGGCGGGGCCTTGATCCCGGCCGCCTCGAAGGCGTCCTTGTTGTAGTAGAGGCCGTAGGCGTCGCCGAGCAGGGGCAGGGCGCAGCGCGTCCCCTCGAACTGGGTGTAGTCCAGCATCGGCTTCGGGATGAGTGCGTCCAGGTCGAGCTTCGACTTCTCGACGAACGGCTTCAGGTCGAGGAAGGCGCCCGAGGAGCAGAACTTGCCGATGTTGGACGTGGTGAACGAGGACACCACGTCGGGACCGCTCGAACCGCCCGCGCGCAGGGCCTGGTTGAGCTTGTCGTCGTTGATGTTGCCGACGACCTTCACCTTGATGTTGGGGTGTGCCTTCTCGAAGCGGTCCACGTTCGCCTGGACGGCCTTCACCTCGGCGGGCGCGCTCCAGCCGTGCCAGAAGGTGATGGTGGTCTCGGCGTTCGGGTCGTCGGAGGCGCCGGTGGCGGACTGCCCGGTGCAGGCGGTGGCGAGCAGGGCGAGGGAGGCGGAGGCGGCGACCGCGAGGGCCGCTTTTCTGGATATTCCGGGCATGGCGAAGCTCCCAGGGGCAGGGCGGGGGACAGGTGGGTGGGGCGAGTGGGTGGGGCGGGGCGGGGTGGCGCGGGGGTCAGCGCGAGGTGTCGAAGACCTCGTCGCGGGTGGTCGCGAGCGCACTCTCCAGCGCGCCGCGCAGGACGGGGTGTTCGGTCACGTCGCCGACGGCGAGCCGGGGCCGGGAGGCGGCCAACTCCTCCAGCTCGTCCCGGACCAGGTCGCGCAGCGCCTCGCCGCCCGCGGTGAGGGAGGTGCCGCTCAGGACCACCAGCTCGGGGTCCAGGACCGAGACGAGGGAGGCGAGGCCGATGGCCAGGCGGGTGGCGTAGGTCTGGAGCAGCCGGCGGTGCGGTCCGTCCGCGGCGTCGGCCCGCGCCGCGCGGGCCACCAGGGTGGCGGCGACCTCGGGGTACGGCCCCGACGGCACGTCGGTGACCCCCAGCTCCCGGGCCAGTCCCGCCAGGGCCTGGGAGCCGGCCAGCTCCTGGAAGCCGCCGCTGCCGGTGCGGCTGACCTTGCGGACCAGGGGGGCGCCGGGTACCGGCAGGAACCCGACCTCGCCGGCGCCGCCGGTCCAGCCGCGGTGCAGCCGGCCACCGAGGACCAGGGCGGCGCCCAGCCCCTCCTGGTTCCACAGCAGGACGAAGTCCTCGTGGCCCCGGGCCGCGCCGAGGCGCTGCTCGGCCACGGCGGCGAGGTTCACGTCGTTCTCGTACTCGACCGGCATCGGCAGTGCGGCGGCGAGTTCCTCCAGGAGGGCGGGGGAGTGCCAGCCGGGCAGGTGGGAGGCGTAGCGCAGCCGCCCGGTACCCGGGTCGAAAGCGCCCGGCGTGCCGATGACCAGGCGGTGGACGTCGTCGCGGGCGAGTCCGGCCGCTTTCACCGCGCCGTCGAGGGCGTCGGTGACCTGCTGGACGACGGGGGTGGCGGCGCGTCGGCCCGGGGTGGGCAGCTCGTACCGGCCGACGGTGCGCCCGGTGACGTCGGCGACCGCGGCGAGGACGCGGTCCGGGGTGACGTCGATCCCGGCGGCGTACGCGGCGGCCGGGTTGACCTCGTAGAGCTGGGCGCCGGGTCCGGGGCGCCCCTCGGTCGTCCCCCCGGCCAGGACCAGCCCCGCCGCCTCCAGGCGGGCCAGCAACTGGGAGGCGGTCGGCTTCGACAGGCCGGTCAGCTTGCCGATCCGGGTCCGGGACAGCGGTCCGTGCTCCAGCAGGAGGTCGAGTGCGGCCCGGTCGTTCATGGCGCGCAGGACGCGCGGGGTGCCCGGCGTACCGGCGGTTCCTGCCATGCGTGTCCACACCTGCCTCTCGACCGCTCAGCTTTTCAGGGGGCGGTGGGGGAAGTCCACCGCGCGGATCACGGGACACGTTCCGGCGGGACGCCCGAGTGCGTCTGTTAGGAAAGTTTCCTGTTGGCTGGAGAACGTAGGCCCGCCCGCAAGGAGCCGTCAAGAGACCGCCCCCGAGGCAACGCAGTCGTTACCTCGGGGGCGGGAAGCGCGCCGGGCGGGGCTACTTGCTGGTGCTGGGCGGCGGAATGGGGGAGGCCGCCATCGACTGCGGCGACACGGTGCTGGCGTACGCCGACGGTGCCGCGACGCCCGCCGTCGGGTCGGCGGCGGCCGGGGCGCCCTCCAGCGGGACCGTGGCCCCGCCGACGATCGCGATGCCGGCCGCGTCGAAGGCCCGCTTGATCCGCCAGCGCAGTTCACGCTCGACGGTGAGGGACTTGCCGGGCATGGTCTTCGCGGAGACCCGCACCACCATCGAGTCGAGCAGTACGGAGTCCAGCCCGAGGGTCTCGATCGGCCCCCAGAGCATCTCGTTCCACGGCTCTTCCTTGCTCATCCGCTCGCCGACCGCGGACAGGGTCTCCTTCACCTTGTCCAGGTCCTCGCCGGAGCGGACCGTGACGTCGACCCCGGCCGTGGACCAGCCCTGGGAGAGGTTGCCGATGCGCTTGACCTCGCCGTTGCGGACGTACCAGATCTCGCCGTCGACACCGCGCAGCTTGGTCACCCGCAGCCCGACCTCGATCACCTCGCCGGAGGCCACGCCCGCGTCGATGCTGTCGCCGACGCCGTACTGGTCCTCCAGGATCATGAAGACGCCGGACAGGAAGTCGGTGACCAGGTTGCGGGCGCCGAAACCGATCGCGACACCGGCGACACCGGCGGAGGCCAGCAGCGGGGCCAGGTTGATCTGGAAGGTGCCGAGCACCATCAGGGCGGCGGTGCCGAGGATGAGGAAGCTGGCCACCGAGCGCAGCACGGACCCGATGGCCTCGGAGCGCTGGCGGCGCCGCTCGGCGTTGACCAGCAGCCCGCTCAGCGCGGTGCCGCCGGACGACCCGCTCCTGCGGTTCATCCGCTCTATCAGCTTGGTGATCGCCCGCCGCACCACGGCGCGCAGCACCACCGCGATCACCACGATCAGCAGCACCCGCAGCCCGATCGCGAGCCACGTCGACCAGTTCTCCTCGACCCAGCCCGCGGCGTTCGTCGCGCTCTCGTGGGCCTCCTTCAGCGAGGGCACGGTCGGCGTCGTCGGGGACGGCGACGGCGAGGGCGACGACGCGGACGAGGCCGACGACGCGGACGACGAACCGGCGGCCGGCAGGACGGCGGCGGACAGGGACACGGCGGAAACCTCCAGGTGCGGCGGCCCGTCCTGCGCGGTCCGGTCCGAGGTCCGGTCCAAGGTCACGGAAAGGTCACCGGACGGGCAGATGCACCACACTAACGGGGCACCGGACCCGGTTCGGCCCGAAACGGGCGGGGGAGACGTCGCTCACCCGCGCTTGAACTGGTCACGCTCGCGCCCCGGCGCCCCGTGTGGTCGAAAACACTCCCAGCCCGTTACCGGGACATGGTGGCGCTACGACCAGGCATGAGGGGAGACTGAACCAGATCGTCCCGGCGCGAGCCACGCGCCGCCGACGCCCAAGGAGGCACCCGTGCCGCATGTCCTGGTCCTCAACGCGTCGTACGAGCCACTCGGCGTCGTACCGCTCCGCCGCGCGCTCGTCCTCGTCCTGGAGAACAAGGCCGTGTGCCTCGAGGAGTCCGGCGCCTTTCTGCACAGCGCGACCGTCACCGTGCCCGCACCCAGCGTGGTCCGGCTCAAGCGGTTCGTGCGGGTGCCCTACCGGGGCCCCGTCCCGCTCACCCGCCGTGCCCTGTTCGCCCGCGACGGAGGCCGCTGCATGTACTGCGGCGCCGTCGCCACCAGCGTCGACCACGTCATCCCGCGCAGCCGCGGGGGCCTGCACGCGTGGGACAACGTGGTGGCGTCCTGCCGGCGCTGCAATCACGTGAAGGCCGACCGCCACCTGGTCGAGCTGGGCTGGCGCCTGCGCCACAAACCGGCTCCGCCCACCGGTCTGGCCTGGCGCATCATCGGCACCGGCCACCGGGACCCGCGCTGGTTGCCGTACTTGCAGCCGTACGGCGCGGAGGACGCCATGGCCCGGATCGACGGCATCTCCGCCTGACGTCCGGGCCTCCGCCTGCTCCCGCCCGTGCTCCGGCTCAGCGCACCCGGTTCTTCAGCGGCTCGGTGTCCAGGGCGGTCCCGACCGGCTCGGGCAGCGCGACCTCCTTGCCGAAGGGCAGCGCCTGCACGGTCTCGTACCGGCCCCCGTCGGGGCGGCTGTGCACCTTGACCTCGCAGGTGTCCCGGTCGATCAGCAGATACACCGGGATGCCGGTCTCGGCGTACGCCCGGGGCTTGTCGACACGCTCACGCCGGTCGGTGTCCGAGTCGTACGAGGTGACCTCGACGACCGGGAGGACGGGGGCGGGGTCGGCCCACTCGCCCTGCCCCACGAAGGCTTCCGACGGAGCCAGCGAGCCGTCCGGCCGGGCGCGACCGCCTCGGCATGCCTCGACCACCAGTCCCTGTGTCGGGTCCAGCCACAGGTCGGGTCGGTGCTGCATACAGATGCGCGTCAGCCATTGGATGACGCGTCCGTGGTCGCCGTCGGGCACGGCCTTCCCGCCAAGATGTCCGTTGATGAACTCGAGCCGCGCGCCTTCTGTGCTCCGGTCGGCGTGGCGGGCGCGTTCCTCGAACTCGGTGACGAGCATCTGCGGCCCGTCGGAGGTCACGGACACAAGGCTCCTCCGGATCCGCGGGGGTCCACAACCTCAGCGTAGGGGGGATCCGGCCGGTCAGGGGCGGCGCCAGGTGAGGGTGTAGCGCCAGAAGAGGCGGCGGCGCAGTCGGGCGCCGGGCAGAACCGTGTGGGCCTCCGCGGCGATGTCGGGGAAGGCCATGTCGGCCGGGCGGGTCCGGGCGGTCATCGAGGTGGGCGGGGCGGCGGCCCGGCCCCTGTTCTTGAGCCACCCGAGGGCGGCGTTCGGGAGGACGGCGCCTGCGCCGAGCAGGTGGTCCGTGACGGTTCGCGGTCGGTAGAGGCCGACGACGACCAGGGTGCCGCCGGGGGCCATGTGCTCACGGAAGGTGTCGAGGGCCTCGGTGAACGGCAGGTGGTGGAGGGTGGCGACGCAGGTGATGACGTCGTGGGGTCCGGCGGGGAGGTCCGTCAGGGCGTCGGCGACGGCGAAGGAGGCCGCCGTCGGCTCGGGAGTCAGCGCGCGTGCCTGTGCGGTGATCGCCGGATCCGAATCGACGCCGCGGACCTCGTCGGCCCGGGTGGCGAGCAGACGGGCCAGGTCACCGGTGCCGGAACCGACGTCCAGCGCGCTGCCGAACCGGCGAGGGAGCTGCCGCAGGATCCAGCGGTGGTAGTGGGCGTTGTGGTCCCAGGGGTGAGCGGCGTTGAACCGGTCGAGCGCCTGAACGAGGCGGTGCGGGGTCAAGCCGGCCAACGTCACGCTGTCCTCCGACGGTGAGGTGCTTTTGGTACAGCAGGATGCTCGAACCCGAGGAATGACTCCTGCACGGCCTCGGAATCGGAACAGGAGCGGGGACCGACCGCACGGCCACCGACGCGGGCGCCGTCCGCCTGCGGTCGGACGAGGCTGCGAGCGACCGCACCGGCAGCCGCGGTTTCGCGCAGCCTGGGAGGGTACAGCCGCTGTCGCCGCGCGTGCCGAGCCCGGGCGGGACGGAGAGGCTAGCGAGGTGTCGCGAGTACGTTCCGGAGTACGTCTTCGAGCGTGACGCGGGCCAGCTCGTGCCTCA includes:
- a CDS encoding ROK family transcriptional regulator translates to MAGTAGTPGTPRVLRAMNDRAALDLLLEHGPLSRTRIGKLTGLSKPTASQLLARLEAAGLVLAGGTTEGRPGPGAQLYEVNPAAAYAAGIDVTPDRVLAAVADVTGRTVGRYELPTPGRRAATPVVQQVTDALDGAVKAAGLARDDVHRLVIGTPGAFDPGTGRLRYASHLPGWHSPALLEELAAALPMPVEYENDVNLAAVAEQRLGAARGHEDFVLLWNQEGLGAALVLGGRLHRGWTGGAGEVGFLPVPGAPLVRKVSRTGSGGFQELAGSQALAGLARELGVTDVPSGPYPEVAATLVARAARADAADGPHRRLLQTYATRLAIGLASLVSVLDPELVVLSGTSLTAGGEALRDLVRDELEELAASRPRLAVGDVTEHPVLRGALESALATTRDEVFDTSR
- a CDS encoding mechanosensitive ion channel family protein — protein: MDRTSDRTAQDGPPHLEVSAVSLSAAVLPAAGSSSASSASSASSPSPSPSPTTPTVPSLKEAHESATNAAGWVEENWSTWLAIGLRVLLIVVIAVVLRAVVRRAITKLIERMNRRSGSSGGTALSGLLVNAERRRQRSEAIGSVLRSVASFLILGTAALMVLGTFQINLAPLLASAGVAGVAIGFGARNLVTDFLSGVFMILEDQYGVGDSIDAGVASGEVIEVGLRVTKLRGVDGEIWYVRNGEVKRIGNLSQGWSTAGVDVTVRSGEDLDKVKETLSAVGERMSKEEPWNEMLWGPIETLGLDSVLLDSMVVRVSAKTMPGKSLTVERELRWRIKRAFDAAGIAIVGGATVPLEGAPAAADPTAGVAAPSAYASTVSPQSMAASPIPPPSTSK
- a CDS encoding Uma2 family endonuclease; translated protein: MSVTSDGPQMLVTEFEERARHADRSTEGARLEFINGHLGGKAVPDGDHGRVIQWLTRICMQHRPDLWLDPTQGLVVEACRGGRARPDGSLAPSEAFVGQGEWADPAPVLPVVEVTSYDSDTDRRERVDKPRAYAETGIPVYLLIDRDTCEVKVHSRPDGGRYETVQALPFGKEVALPEPVGTALDTEPLKNRVR
- a CDS encoding HNH endonuclease, giving the protein MPHVLVLNASYEPLGVVPLRRALVLVLENKAVCLEESGAFLHSATVTVPAPSVVRLKRFVRVPYRGPVPLTRRALFARDGGRCMYCGAVATSVDHVIPRSRGGLHAWDNVVASCRRCNHVKADRHLVELGWRLRHKPAPPTGLAWRIIGTGHRDPRWLPYLQPYGAEDAMARIDGISA
- a CDS encoding class I SAM-dependent methyltransferase, whose amino-acid sequence is MTLAGLTPHRLVQALDRFNAAHPWDHNAHYHRWILRQLPRRFGSALDVGSGTGDLARLLATRADEVRGVDSDPAITAQARALTPEPTAASFAVADALTDLPAGPHDVITCVATLHHLPFTEALDTFREHMAPGGTLVVVGLYRPRTVTDHLLGAGAVLPNAALGWLKNRGRAAAPPTSMTARTRPADMAFPDIAAEAHTVLPGARLRRRLFWRYTLTWRRP